In Astyanax mexicanus isolate ESR-SI-001 chromosome 24, AstMex3_surface, whole genome shotgun sequence, the genomic stretch GGTTCTCAGAAATATTATTTGAATCTTCTGCAGAGCTTGATGCTGACATCGCAGAATCACTCTGATTTGGTGTATGTGTGCTACTGGAAACTTCTGCAGAATGCTGGCTCGACACATCATCGTTCTGAGGAGATGTGTCTGTGCCATCTTGCTCTTCTGTAGACACCATATTATCACTCAGAGGAGCTGTCTCTGTGCCACTATGCATTACAGCTCCTGCTCCTGCTGTATCATTTTCAGTTGATGCCATTACATTTGTGCTTAGAGCACTGTCCTCCATTCTCCTCATGTTTTGTTGAGGGTGTGTATCTGGATTTCTAAAGGCATTCCTGCTTAAACCAGCCTCAGTGGCAATCAGGTTGCCTACTCCTACCTCTCCATCACTTGAATTACTTTGAACAGCATCTACAGTGTTAGAAAATGATGTGTCCTCATTCTCTTCATTCTCAGAGAAATTTCCTTCAGCTTCAGCATCAGATTCTGGCTCTGAGAGATCAGAGTCGTTGTCCTCTGTTATCTGTTGATTGATCTCTTTCAAAAATCTCCTTTGGATCCTCTTTGGACACCACACAAAATCCTTTCTTGTCTGGAATGTCTGGAAAGCATACTTGATCAGTTTCCTCCTCTCTTTTTTATCCACCACAGAGAACAGGAAGTAGTCTAGAGCGCTCTGCTTCACTCTGGGAAGCCTTTCCTTCACCAGAGTCTGATGGAGGAAGAACTTGACCAGTGGAGCCTGGTAGTGCTGAAATCCCAGAATTCCCAGACATTTCAGAATGCGTGTGATGCGCAGGttgttgtgtgtgtttctacAACATCAAACAGTACATTTTAGAATGTCACACAAACAATAGTTTGAATTAAACAATAACTGTAATGTAAAAACCTGCAGTgtttcttacttttacttttatttcattgcataCAGAATGAACCCAAGAGCCAGTTCACCCATGTTGTATCTGGAGAACTTGGATGGGTCAATTAAATTCTGGTAAAGGCTGAGTCTTTAaggagcaaagatgggcagaggatctccagtttgtaacaaatgtgtgagaaaagtattaaaatgtttaaaaacaatgtgcCTGAAAGAAAGTTTTAAAAGGCTTTGCATATTTCTCCCATTAGAGTGAATTATGTCATTAAACCACTCATAGATTTgggaggaatttcagtgtgtaaagggcaAGGGCTCAAGCCTAAGCTAGACACCCATGATCTCCAACCCCCAAGACTGCCCTGTATCAACCATCATTCAACAACAGCTGATAAAACCACATGGATGTACAAAAGGATTACTTTCACAGACCTGTTTAAATCTCTACAAGAGAGTTTCATTCATAAATACCACATAAAACTTTACTGTACATGACAGAAGCTTTAAGTTAACCATGCTCAAAAGCAGCATCAACTTGTCTTGGCTCTGAGACATCTGAaatatgtgtattgtgtgtactgtGGTCAGATAAAACAGAAGTCCATATACGTTTGAAGAAAATGGGCACCCTATGTTTCGGACCAAAGATGACCATCCAGATTGTTATCATTAACAAGTGCAAAAAACAGGGTCTGTCATTGTATGAGGGTATGTCAGTACACTTATTTGATACAGCATtaatgcccaaaagaacactaaaaacctaaagcaacatatgctgccttcaagaccaCACCTTTTCCAGTGATCTCCATGCATTTTCTAACAAGGCAATGCtaaacatgctgcacacattacaaaggcatggctgtggaaggAAAGAAAACAGGTACTGGACTGTCCTGCCTGCAGTCCTAATATTATCCCAACAGAGACTGGCGTGAAAAAATGTGCTAATGATgactctgtactgttacacatcTGAAGCCTTGTTTGCAGGATGAATGGGACCAAACATCACATGAAACACTTTCCAACTCGGTATCTTCTGGGTCTTTTGGGTCTTTTTAAGTGTTATGCGAAAAAATGGCAACATTATAAAGTGGTAAATGTGTAATGTGTTGCATGCCTctaatgcaggaatggatgtattttaacaaatgaaaagaaatttaacaggaaaaaaataaataaaaactgtctgcaatcaaataagaGTCAAAGGAAATGAAAGAAACTCTGCTTTTTATATTGGCACTCTCCATTTTTCTGATTTGTACTTTAGTATATGTTAATGTCAGTATATGttaattgtatttttgtcattttgcagACTATTTGGGCTATTTAAAAGTATGctggttttaaatgtattatttcacGTTAATAAAAAAGGCCCAAAGCATTTACCTGTTTAAGTTGTCAAATCGCTCTTTCCACTTTAGTTTTATACGACATACTTTGCCTGTTTTCTCATCAAGCAGTCTAATCCCATAAAAATCCAGCATGAGTTTATAAGACTTCACCAGTCTTTTCTTCACCTCCACATCTTCGCGGAAAAGCTGTAAAAACCATCAAATATCAGAATTTAAACCCTGTGTCTTCACTGATGCTGGTCCTATCTAAGACGTCCCACTTAAAATGAGAATCTAAATGTAGACTCTTGTCATGTTCTATCTAACTACTCGCCCACTGAAATAATCCACAAAAAACACATACACTTGCATGATGCTCCTTTCCCATGTTAATTCTTAAActacacaaaacaaaaatattgcactcatttttttaaagatttaaatgtTGAAGTGAATGCTTAATCTTTCAACTTTGTAGCTCTGATGAATATCGTTATTATCACATAAATAgtatcatttaacttttttttttacagtgcagcatAAAAGCCCTTTTAAAACAGTACAACCTAAAATTAcatgtaacacattataatacacaCCTTGATTTCCTCTTCCTGAAGTATATATGAATCCCAGTTCATTCCTTTCTCTTGAATAGGAAACAACCTATAGAGGCATTTGTAGATTCAGAACAATAGTTAAAACAATAGTTCTTGGATTGAGAAATGAATTTAGTTTTGCACATAATGGCTATTTAATAATTCTGTTACCATCCTCTGTCGTCAAGTAAATGTATATGCAATGTATATGCAAATGGATGCTTTTTTTATGCTTTCCAAAAATAAATTTCTGTTCTTTTTACAAATAGAAACTATAGAAGTTTCAACATGCTtttctgtataatatatattgccTGGCTGCCATTATGTGATGGAGTCTTACCACTGAATGTAGGAGTGTGTACGTTCCAGTCTTTTGTAATCACCAAACCAGTCATCATGAAATTCCTCAATGAACACCCCTTAGGAAACAGAAAATCTAAATTATTAAACTAACCCTTAAACAGAATTGCCTCTAACAAAAGTTTAATTacacatccaaaaaaaaaataataccgTCAGATCCAGACGGCTTCTTATTCTGGTAAAACCACAGATTGGGTAAATCCTGAAAGCACAACAGGAAAAGTAATTCAGAAGGACATTCATTGTTGGGTTCAAATGAAGGAAACAAGTTTTGTGAAGAGTAAAGGAATACTCACTTTTTGTCTCTGTTGAATATTTACTATTTCCTTTTCATTAGTTTTCTAAAATGGAAAACATACCCATTTTTGATGGTGTATAGAAATAAGAGGTGTTGCATACAACAATACACACTTTGTAAACGAACAGCTGACAAGAACATACAATCAGTCTCAGCTTTTGAAGTTAATCTTACCCTCAGCATGTGCCTAAAATTCTGCATGTCTTTTGCAGCATATTCATTTCTCTCTGCCCAGCTTCCCCACTGGAAGAAGTTCTGAGAAAATACAGCATACATGAATATACCACAGAGAGTCAGAGCAAACATATGGACAACTTgttcaaattacttttttttttt encodes the following:
- the LOC111195343 gene encoding opioid growth factor receptor-like isoform X1, with protein sequence MGVSYLLTLLMNRVGLWCCWLWRTFFNMFRFRQISNKSSEDGLGKKTGKERGDFDTDYDSTWEDDNDNTESEENFFQWGSWAERNEYAAKDMQNFRHMLRKTNEKEIVNIQQRQKDLPNLWFYQNKKPSGSDGVFIEEFHDDWFGDYKRLERTHSYIQWLFPIQEKGMNWDSYILQEEEIKLFREDVEVKKRLVKSYKLMLDFYGIRLLDEKTGKVCRIKLKWKERFDNLNRNTHNNLRITRILKCLGILGFQHYQAPLVKFFLHQTLVKERLPRVKQSALDYFLFSVVDKKERRKLIKYAFQTFQTRKDFVWCPKRIQRRFLKEINQQITEDNDSDLSEPESDAEAEGNFSENEENEDTSFSNTVDAVQSNSSDGEVGVGNLIATEAGLSRNAFRNPDTHPQQNMRRMEDSALSTNVMASTENDTAGAGAVMHSGTETAPLSDNMVSTEEQDGTDTSPQNDDVSSQHSAEVSSSTHTPNQSDSAMSASSSAEDSNNISENHGVHERTLRPDIPLRPDNENNTDDQGKDIVPLHYGARAEAVPVVPDGTETSPRNDDVSSQRSAEDSSDTSKNHKSDLDGTNKENNSIIDENGAGGAKAKGVSVLQDGTNSTNQTDSGMSAAKSSEISNQMSDDHGVPKPTAKNDTKTTRDDALRQDIVPPEPDNTDDLEGSKNTQSSEKESVAMSEDQSVQKSTATEHKGRTGDDSQEPGISSNENNANNAMESSGGDTEEVSLVGDIEMSDNQESDQRREKDPPTKDDDDEMETEGNTETAQNILPNVDGGAHPEAMPGLQSGTDTTHLSDSPLPGQNSTVESDEMSDNLENDQRLDQDQKKKR
- the LOC111195343 gene encoding opioid growth factor receptor-like isoform X10, with protein sequence MQNFRHMLRKTNEKAIVNIQQRQKDLPNLWFYQNKKPSGSDGVFIEEFHDDWFGDYKRLERTHSYIQWLFPIQEKGMNWDSYILQEEEIKLFREDVEVKKRLVKSYKLMLDFYGIRLLDEKTGKVCRIKLKWKERFDNLNRNTHNNLRITRILKCLGILGFQHYQAPLVKFFLHQTLVKERLPRVKQSALDYFLFSVVDKKERRKLIKYAFQTFQTRKDFVWCPKRIQRRFLKEINQQITEDNDSDLSEPESDAEAEGNFSENEENEDTSFSNTVDAVQSNSSDGEVGVGNLIATEAGLSRNAFRNPDTHPQQNMRRMEDSALSTNVMASTENDTAGAGAVMHSGTETAPLSDNMVSTEEQDGTDTSPQNDDVSSQHSAEVSSSTHTPNQSDSAMSASSSAEDSNNISENHGVHERTLRPDIPLRPDNENNTDDQGKDIVPLHYGARAEAVPVVPDGTETSPRNDDVSSQRSAEDSSDTSKNHKSDLDGTNKENNSIIDENGAGGAKAKGVSVLQDGTNSTNQTDSGMSAAKSSEISNQMSDDHGVPKPTAKNDTKTTRDDALRQDIVPPEPDNTDDLEGSKNTQSSEKESVAMSEDQSVQKSTATEHKGRTGDDSQEPGISSNENNANNAMESSGGDTEEVSLVGDIEMSDNQESDQRREKDPPTKDDDDEMETEGNTETAQNILPNVDGGAHPEAMPGLQSGTDTTHLSDSPLPGQNSTVESDEMSDNLENDQRLDQDQKKKR
- the LOC111195343 gene encoding opioid growth factor receptor-like isoform X9 produces the protein MQNFRHMLRKTNEKEIVNIQQRQKDLPNLWFYQNKKPSGSDGVFIEEFHDDWFGDYKRLERTHSYIQWLFPIQEKGMNWDSYILQEEEIKLFREDVEVKKRLVKSYKLMLDFYGIRLLDEKTGKVCRIKLKWKERFDNLNRNTHNNLRITRILKCLGILGFQHYQAPLVKFFLHQTLVKERLPRVKQSALDYFLFSVVDKKERRKLIKYAFQTFQTRKDFVWCPKRIQRRFLKEINQQITEDNDSDLSEPESDAEAEGNFSENEENEDTSFSNTVDAVQSNSSDGEVGVGNLIATEAGLSRNAFRNPDTHPQQNMRRMEDSALSTNVMASTENDTAGAGAVMHSGTETAPLSDNMVSTEEQDGTDTSPQNDDVSSQHSAEVSSSTHTPNQSDSAMSASSSAEDSNNISENHGVHERTLRPDIPLRPDNENNTDDQGKDIVPLHYGARAEAVPVVPDGTETSPRNDDVSSQRSAEDSSDTSKNHKSDLDGTNKENNSIIDENGAGGAKAKGVSVLQDGTNSTNQTDSGMSAAKSSEISNQMSDDHGVPKPTAKNDTKTTRDDALRQDIVPPEPDNTDDLEGSKNTQSSEKESVAMSEDQSVQKSTATEHKGRTGDDSQEPGISSNENNANNAMESSGGDTEEVSLVGDIEMSDNQESDQRREKDPPTKDDDDEMETEGNTETAQNILPNVDGGAHPEAMPGLQSGTDTTHLSDSPLPGQNSTVESDEMSDNLENDQRLDQDQKKKR
- the LOC111195343 gene encoding opioid growth factor receptor-like isoform X8, whose product is MFRFRQISNKSSEDGLGKKTGKERGDFDTDYDSTWEDDNDNTESEENFFQWGSWAERNEYAAKDMQNFRHMLRKTNEKEIVNIQQRQKDLPNLWFYQNKKPSGSDGVFIEEFHDDWFGDYKRLERTHSYIQWLFPIQEKGMNWDSYILQEEEIKLFREDVEVKKRLVKSYKLMLDFYGIRLLDEKTGKVCRIKLKWKERFDNLNRNTHNNLRITRILKCLGILGFQHYQAPLVKFFLHQTLVKERLPRVKQSALDYFLFSVVDKKERRKLIKYAFQTFQTRKDFVWCPKRIQRRFLKEINQQITEDNDSDLSEPESDAEAEGNFSENEENEDTSFSNTVDAVQSNSSDGEVGVGNLIATEAGLSRNAFRNPDTHPQQNMRRMEDSALSTNVMASTENDTAGAGAVMHSGTETAPLSDNMVSTEEQDGTDTSPQNDDVSSQHSAEVSSSTHTPNQSDSAMSASSSAEDSNNISENHGVHERTLRPDIPLRPDNENNTDDQGKDIVPLHYGARAEAVPVVPDGTETSPRNDDVSSQRSAEDSSDTSKNHKSDLDGTNKENNSIIDENGAGGAKAKGVSVLQDGTNSTNQTDSGMSAAKSSEISNQMSDDHGVPKPTAKNDTKTTRDDALRQDIVPPEPDNTDDLEGSKNTQSSEKESVAMSEDQSVQKSTATEHKGRTGDDSQEPGISSNENNANNAMESSGGDTEEVSLVGDIEMSDNQESDQRREKDPPTKDDDDEMETEGNTETAQNILPNVDGGAHPEAMPGLQSGTDTTHLSDSPLPGQNSTVESDEMSDNLENDQRLDQDQKKKR
- the LOC111195343 gene encoding opioid growth factor receptor-like isoform X6 produces the protein MFRFRQISNKSSEDGLGKKTGKERGDFDTDYDSTWEDDNDNTESEEDVNEKENTEKNQGNFFQWGSWAERNEYAAKDMQNFRHMLRKTNEKEIVNIQQRQKDLPNLWFYQNKKPSGSDGVFIEEFHDDWFGDYKRLERTHSYIQWLFPIQEKGMNWDSYILQEEEIKLFREDVEVKKRLVKSYKLMLDFYGIRLLDEKTGKVCRIKLKWKERFDNLNRNTHNNLRITRILKCLGILGFQHYQAPLVKFFLHQTLVKERLPRVKQSALDYFLFSVVDKKERRKLIKYAFQTFQTRKDFVWCPKRIQRRFLKEINQQITEDNDSDLSEPESDAEAEGNFSENEENEDTSFSNTVDAVQSNSSDGEVGVGNLIATEAGLSRNAFRNPDTHPQQNMRRMEDSALSTNVMASTENDTAGAGAVMHSGTETAPLSDNMVSTEEQDGTDTSPQNDDVSSQHSAEVSSSTHTPNQSDSAMSASSSAEDSNNISENHGVHERTLRPDIPLRPDNENNTDDQGKDIVPLHYGARAEAVPVVPDGTETSPRNDDVSSQRSAEDSSDTSKNHKSDLDGTNKENNSIIDENGAGGAKAKGVSVLQDGTNSTNQTDSGMSAAKSSEISNQMSDDHGVPKPTAKNDTKTTRDDALRQDIVPPEPDNTDDLEGSKNTQSSEKESVAMSEDQSVQKSTATEHKGRTGDDSQEPGISSNENNANNAMESSGGDTEEVSLVGDIEMSDNQESDQRREKDPPTKDDDDEMETEGNTETAQNILPNVDGGAHPEAMPGLQSGTDTTHLSDSPLPGQNSTVESDEMSDNLENDQRLDQDQKKKR